The Oncorhynchus mykiss isolate Arlee chromosome 5, USDA_OmykA_1.1, whole genome shotgun sequence DNA window tatcatagctACCCTTCcatctgtgagagacggaatctaaaacaaaaatccagaaaatcacattgtatgatttttaagtaattcatttgcattttattgcatgacataagtatttgatcacctaccaaccagtaagaattctggctctcacagacctgttagtttttctttaagaagccctcctgttctccactcattacctgtattaactgcacctgtttgatctcgttacctgtataaaagacacctgtcttttaatcaaacagactccaacctctccacaatggccaagaccagagagctgtgtaaggacatcagggatagaaTTGTAGacatgcacaaggctgggatgggctacaggacaataggcaagcagcttggtgagaaggcaacaactgttggcgcaattagaAAATTGATGAAGTGCAAGATGACGGtaaatcaccctcggtctggggctccatgcaagatctcacctcgtggggcatcaatgattatgaggaaggtgaggtatcagcccagaactacacggcaggacctggtcaatgacctgaagaaagctaggaccacagtctcaaagaaaaccattagtaacacactacaccgtcatggattacaattctgcagcgcacgcaaggtccccctgctcaagccagcgcatgtccaggccctttctgaagtttgccaatgaccgtctggatgatccagaggaggaatgggagaaggtcatgtggtctgatgagacaaaaatagctttttggtctaaactccactcgccgtgtttggaggaagaagaaggatgagtacaaccccaagaacaccatcccaaccgtgaagcatggaggtggaaacataattatttggggatgcttttctgcaaagtggacaggacgactgcaccatattgaggggaggatggatggggccatgtatcgcgagatcttggccaacaacctccttccctcagtaagagcattgaagatgggtcgtggctgggtcttccagcatgacaacgacccgaaacacacagccagggcaactaaggagtggctccatatgAAGCGTCTCAagttcctggagtggcctagccagcctccagacctgaacccaacagaaaatctttggagggagctgaaagtccatattgcccagcgacagccccgaaacctgaaggatctggagaaggtttgTATGGagaagtgggccaaaatccctgctgcagtgtgtgcaaatctggtcaagaactacaggaaacgtatgatctctgtaattgcaaacaaaggtttctgtaccaaatattaagttatgcttttctgatgtatcaaatacttatgtcatgcaataaaatgccaatgaattacttaaaaatcataaaatgcgattttctggatttttgttttagattcagtctctcacagttgaagtgtacctatgataaaaaaaattacagacctctacatgctttgtaagtatcaaatacttgttctccccactgtatagagaaggtaatcagggaagtgatggagtacaggtgagtctgatgacctgcaggtgcgcgtaacaatggtgacaggtgtgcaccataacgagcagcctggtgacctagaggccgaaGAGGGAGCACAAGTGACAGCTGTGCAGCCAAACTAATTTGCCATTCCTTATGCCTGGTCCCTCAACCATACACGTTTTTAACACCATTTTTTAATTCCTTATCAATCcatggggatttaacagtttttaaagTACTTTTCTTAAGGAGTGCAtgtttattagtaactggaataagcaattttaTAAATGCGGAGAGGAAGACTTTAGTGccttttgcaaacaggatgcatgttttggtaaatttttattctgtacaggcttccttcttttcaatcTGTCATTAATATTAGTGTTGTggattaactacaatgttgatccatcctcagttttctcctatcacggccattaaactctgtaactgttttaaagtcaccattggcctcatggtgaaatccttgagcggtttccttcctctccggcaactgagttaggaaggatgcctgtatctttgtagtgactgggtgtattgatacaccatccaaagtgtagttaataacttcaccatgctcaaagggatattcagtgtcagctttttaatttttttaaaaatctcaattgaatccattttaaattcaggttgtaacacaacaaaatgtggaaaaagtcaaggggtgtgaacactttctgaaagCCCTGTAAATACCATCTGAATTAATCAAAACCCCAACGTAAATCAGTCACTTAAATAACACACTCGAGATGAATGAGTAAAAAAAGCGCCAATTGACACTGAAACAAACTCTTTTTCACAAGCTCAAAGATAACCATGCGCTGTATAAAAGCGAATAAAATATAGAATCATTAACGGAAATCCATTTATTTCAGCAATCAAGTGCATTCTGGAAGCTAATTTATTTCATGCGTCTGGATGCTTGGGTGGACATATCATCCTCATATATCCCATCCTGGGGATCAACACATCTATATTCCTTTCGGGgaagtaatagtaatagtaataatcaGTTATTAAATATGTTGTCCTACTATACCTGGTAGAGATTAATTCCTATAAGTGGCCCTTATGCCAGTGTAATGGAGAAATTATCTATTGGCCTGATTGTTAAGATGGTGGTTTCTCACGCAGTAGACCAGTGTTCAGATCCCACCTGTGACACCATCAGTTCATGACGTTTTAGACTAGTCAAATGCACAGACACAGCAACCCTACAATGCTACACTTCTCTGGTTGTCATGGCGGGATTTTAAAGGTGAATAAAAACACAAGAATGACTGTATTTATGCTAATGAAAATATTAATTGTATATAAAAATGATAAGATACTGCAATCCTCAAGAGTCatcctttttttgtgtgtgcctgtgaggACACACATTTGTTCCGGGGTTGATGTCAATTCCTTTaaaattcagaaagtaaactgaACTTCCAATTGCAATTTCTATTTTCCTCAAAGCCTTTACTGATGTGTGCATATGAATGAGTGAATATCAGCAGATAAGCTCCCTCGTCTTTCCTACTGAGGAAGCGTTTGGGCGAGCTGAGGTCTCCAAATTACCAGTTGTCGTCTTTCTGGAGCCAGACTCCCTCCATCAGCACATTGCCGTGCTCCTCGGAGAATTGCCAGTTGGCTTTGTAGCGCTGGTCCCCTGTGCCCTCCGCGAGGTCCCAAAGCTCTATAGACAGTCTCTCCTCAGGCATGTCCAAGAAGTCCATTAGGTCAGAGGTCATGCCCATTATCTGGAGGTCAAAGGTCCTCGGTGTGACAGTGGAGGCTAAGTACTGGGTCAGGGAGGGGCTGAGACGGTTGGCTGGTGGAGTCGGCTGAGGCTGGCCTTGCCCAGTGCTGTCCCACAGACCTGTCAGGTTCTTCATAACCTCCAGACGACAAGGTTCTTCAGCTCTATAGGATACAAACACAGCCTCACAACACCTTGTTCCTGGCCTGGTTCCATACTGTACTGGCATGTGTTGTCGCCAACTCTTCCATCATTGTACAGTATGGAACCTACCTCGTTTGTAGTCTTCAAGGGAAATCAGAGTTATTGAATTCTATTGGGTCAttaaattaaaaatcatacaaattCCATAATACAGTATTAGCTGTAATGATATTTACCCAGTGTCTGTATTGTTCCAGGCGTCTCCTGTGGACTGACCAGGCTTGAGCTGGGCCAGATCTCCAGAGATGTCCTTCTTGGCTGCTCTCGGGCACCCGCTGCTGCCATACACCTTATCGGCTGACCTCTTCCTCTGTCGCTGCTGCTTCTGTCGTAGTGGGCTGGGGTCCTTGGGGGCCCTGATGCTGGGGACCAGTTTAGGCCTCTTGGGCTGGCTCACCTTCTGTTTCGCAATAAAATCCTTCAGCCTCTTCCAAGAAAGGTACGAGGATACCTGACTGGCTTTGGCACCGGCCTCCACATGCTGCACAGCACCCTGGGACAGCTGGGTCAACTTAGGTCTCTTGAGCTGGCTCACTTCCTGATTGACAGTAGGACTATCCTTCAACCATGGAATGTAAAGATTTCTTGCCTTCAACAGCTCCACTGTCAGGGGGCAGGGAAGGTCATGACTGGCATTGGCCTCCACATGGTGTACAGCACTCTGGGACAGAGCACAGGACTCCACACAGCCTTCTGAGATGAGCCTGGAAAACCAACCCTTCTCAGGATCATCCTGATTGCTGAGGGATTTGTGGGGTGGACACACAGGTTGGACTCCCAAACCTGAAAAGTGTGTTATGAGTTAACAATTGGAATTTCTAAATACATGGACATCATGATTTGAAAGGCTCTGGGAATCTTTTCTACACTAGTAAGGATGGCTTTTTTTAAGCCTACAGGCCAAACCTGTCGAATtgtttataaaaaaatgtattattaggGTTACCTCAAAACAGTAAACCTGTCAACAACTGAAAAACGAGCAAGTATATTTGCCTACTCACGTTGCCCATTTTTGAATTCCTTTGTTGAGAAGTTTGGATAAATCTTAGTTTGCGCTGAATGGAAGTCTGCGATGAAAGATCTTGTTTGAAATGTCATCCAAGTAATAGCCTTTCGAATTTATTTGTTGGAGTTTATCTACCTACAGATTCTGGAATGAAACGTCATAAAAGAGCGCACGGAATAGTGGCGTTGCCTCCATTTCAATGCGCAACCTTATAAACGTTATCGGTCTCAGCTTTTGCACTGAGTTTTCTAATATGACCAGCTATGCAGTTATTCCTGTGTGATATCATTAAAATCTTCCCTAAGTAAATCATTAAAATCTTCcccaaatatatatacatattttaaatATCGGTAATTCTCATTCAAAGAAACGTGCATACTTCACCAGCCAACCCCTTTTACGTGACATTTGCATACAAATTCCTGCCCAAATGAGCTCAATAGCATCATTGACATGCAATTAGAAATATTATGAGAAATCTAATGCTGTTCCAGTGGCCAGTcgtaaacaaaaaaataacatggTCTAATTAACATATTAATGAACTAATTTGTAATTTCACTGGAATGGCAGGCAAGGCCAACATGTCATGATCTTATAGCTTTACATCCCAtttattttcaacattaattgtTTCGGAATAAATCTTACATCACTGCTGCAGAGCATGATTTACATTTAGACCGATTAGTACTTTGGTATGCTCCCTGGTAAAGCGACGGGTCTATGAGCACAACACgttgaaaatacgtattttttgttgttgttgctggaaaGACATTTAAAAGCAGCTTTTCAACTCCTCTCCGTCACACTCTGTTCTGCGCTGTCTTCTCAATCTCGTTCCACCCCATGCCGGATCTTCTGGTGTTAGCTTCAAGCTCGTGCCTTTAGAGGTTGTATGTGCTGATTACAGACCGATTATACCACACCGATTCTAGCATGACTTCAATACGGGAACTATGCTACAAATGAGATATCAGAACACAAgaccatttgaaaaaaaaaaaaaaaggtttattGATTTGGTCAATCTTGTAGGTTGCTTTCAACTCTTTTCTGATTCAGCGAGGACAGCAGCCCATTTTAGCTTGATCAAAAACTCTCCCACAAGCCAAGATAAGCAAAAACCTTTTGACTTATCTGAAATGGCACTTTCCATGGCTGTTGCTTTTAATGCAATGACAGGGGGTGCCTCCACTAAGAGGGAACACAAAACGACATAAGCAAGGTAACAAAACAGCATGATGAAACAACTGTGGTCAGAGATTGCCCTTATTTATGggcctgggcccggtttcccaaaagcatatTAAGGCTAAATTGTTAGaatttagccttaagatgcttttgggaaaccaggcCCAATCTCAAACAGACAGTAGGCTCATCTCTCCGCCATGGCTCTATTAGCTCGGTCTGGCTATTTACAGTTTATCTGGCCTCATCTCAGCCTTcacaaaggagggagaggaggagtaaTGAAAAGGAATGTCAGTCGTTGTATTTGTCATGGTATTGCTGTAAAGGGGAGAGTAGATGTTGGGcctggggtgggggggtgggggggggggatggggttATTGTACAGGAGCATCAGtcacatttggggggggggggggggtcttggttGTTTGTTATTGGGGGGGGGGAGTGATGGATGACAaaccctctccccctttctccagCCCTCCGCTCTACAGGCCAGTCCACTGAGGCCAGGGTGGGATGtgacctcatcctctctcctctcctcctcagtcacATAAAACCCCAGGGCTCATTTTCCACGTCAAAGCCTCTTCACCTACTTGATGGACGAGGATCTGGAGGCGGACTCTCTGCGTTTATGCTGGAATGACAAAGAATGCACCAAACGCTGTCAGCCATTGGTCCAGAACATATCTGCATAATTTCACATGCAACTATGACAGTGCCCATTGGAACACTGCCGAAATGTATTCTCTTTGACAAGTTCTATTCAGCCAACTCCTGTTAGACAGCCGGGCTGTATTCATTAGGGTACActatatcaaaacatatagcGACGGACAACGAAAACAAGCATTCCTCATAGGACAAGCTCCGGTCGTCCCTCGTTTATATCAGTTTTATTCCATATGGTGCCTAATGAAAACAACCAAGGTTTGTGTGCGTGGGGTGGGTTAAAATACTTGAGTTGGGGGTGAGTGGGGCTCCCACCACATCAATGATCTGCTCCTTGGCCTCCCCATTGATGTCATCGAGGCCGGGCACCTACAGACCACCCAGTCCTCCTCCCCCTGGGGGCCTGACAGGGCCCACCCCTCCTCCAGCCTTCAGCAGCAGGGCCTTGAAGAAGTGGCGGAGCATCTGTTGTTCGTACTCAGATACCATGAGCCTGCTTCAGCTCCTTGACCAGCACCATGCCAATGAGTAGCTCGTTGAACATCTGGACTATGTCCTCTGTGGGCATGGGGTTCAGGTctacacagagagaacagagtaggGAAAGATGGAGTTAGAAACACGCAGGACGTACCACTTTGAGGCCCTGATTTGGGTTGTGTGAAACCGCAATCCATTGTCAGTAACCAAATTGTTTGCCTGGTTTTACTATTCCTACATGGATATGCAAACTCAATAAAGGCGTAGTCACTCCACTACCTGGTAAGAGTGCGTTGGTATTTTTGGGATGGTCTCTCTTACAGGTTGAgccattttttttgtcaataCTTTCTGAGGTCTGTTTTCTCTATTCAGGTTGGTGTGGTAGATGTGATTTCTATCGCTTGTGTGAGATAGTGCCTTGGTTTGCTTTCCGTATCATTTAGTCCTAGGATACGGTGGTGGTAGGTGGTATGGCTAGCTGCACACTCACCCACTTCCCGCTCCGTCACAAACTCCTCAATGGCCTTGATCTTCTTCTGGCCTACCGAGCTCGGCAGTTTCATctgtaacacgcacacacacacaataagtcGGGGATGTCAGGAATATGGGGATAAACTGACAGATTATCCGAGGAGAACTCCACTCCTTTAGCCCTAATGCATTTTGCATAGAGAGTAACGGCTCCCCATCAGTCTTTCAGACGAATAAGCTCCCTCTGCTGCTACGTCTTACAGATATTAGTGCGCCACTAGCGGCATAAATCATGGTTTTTGCTAATGAGAGCTAGGACTGTGTCccgcctcccaaatggcaccctgttccctataaagtgcaccgCTTTTGACCAgaatcctatgggccctggtcaaaagtagtgcactacctaggaAATTAGGGTACTATTTGGGACTTAGAGCCAGGCCTAACATGCTCCAGCCACTCTCAGCATACATCACAAGCTATGAGACCACGCATGCTAGACCGGTGaaataaagtaaaataaattGATCTTTTGGACCCTTGTAAAAATGGAACGTTGGTGGAGAGTTTtccaaaaccatctcaaattGATTGTTTGAGACGAGTGCTTTATAT harbors:
- the LOC110522871 gene encoding uncharacterized protein LOC110522871 isoform X2, which produces MLCSSDTSIQRKLRFIQTSQQRNSKMGNVWESNLCVHPTNPSAIRMILRRVGFPGSSQKAVWSPVLTQLSQGAVQHVEAGAKASQVSSYLSWKRLKDFIAKQKVSQPKRPKLVPSIRAPKDPSPLRQKQQRQRKRSADKVYGSSGCPRAAKKDISGDLAQLKPGQSTGDAWNNTDTGAEEPCRLEVMKNLTGLWDSTGQGQPQPTPPANRLSPSLTQYLASTVTPRTFDLQIMGMTSDLMDFLDMPEERLSIELWDLAEGTGDQRYKANWQFSEEHGNVLMEGVWLQKDDNW
- the LOC110522871 gene encoding uncharacterized protein LOC110522871 isoform X1, translating into MTFQTRSFIADFHSAQTKIYPNFSTKEFKNGQRLGVQPVCPPHKSLSNQDDPEKGWFSRLISEGCVESCALSQSAVHHVEANASHDLPCPLTVELLKARNLYIPWLKDSPTVNQEVSQLKRPKLTQLSQGAVQHVEAGAKASQVSSYLSWKRLKDFIAKQKVSQPKRPKLVPSIRAPKDPSPLRQKQQRQRKRSADKVYGSSGCPRAAKKDISGDLAQLKPGQSTGDAWNNTDTGAEEPCRLEVMKNLTGLWDSTGQGQPQPTPPANRLSPSLTQYLASTVTPRTFDLQIMGMTSDLMDFLDMPEERLSIELWDLAEGTGDQRYKANWQFSEEHGNVLMEGVWLQKDDNW
- the LOC110522871 gene encoding uncharacterized protein LOC110522871 isoform X3 encodes the protein MGNVWESNLCVHPTNPSAIRMILRRVGFPGSSQKAVWSPVLTQLSQGAVQHVEAGAKASQVSSYLSWKRLKDFIAKQKVSQPKRPKLVPSIRAPKDPSPLRQKQQRQRKRSADKVYGSSGCPRAAKKDISGDLAQLKPGQSTGDAWNNTDTGAEEPCRLEVMKNLTGLWDSTGQGQPQPTPPANRLSPSLTQYLASTVTPRTFDLQIMGMTSDLMDFLDMPEERLSIELWDLAEGTGDQRYKANWQFSEEHGNVLMEGVWLQKDDNW